The Drosophila gunungcola strain Sukarami chromosome 3L unlocalized genomic scaffold, Dgunungcola_SK_2 000003F, whole genome shotgun sequence region CTTGCGCACAATCTTCTCGGTATCCTCGTCGGTGTTGAAGGAGTTCATCAGGACCAGCGGCACATTGGCATCGTAGGTCTTGTTTAggtgctcaatttgctgcacGGTCAGATCGAGGAAGGTCAAATCCGATCGCACGGGAATCACACTCTTGGGACCATGGCAACCCATCGAGGTGCCCAGACCGCCATTCAGCTTGATGACCACCAACTTGTCCAGCATGTTGCGGATCTAAATTCAAATCGAAAGCATTAGTACATGTCCTTTAAACATTAAACGGGATGGTATGTTAGAGAGAAGAGGAATGGATTAAGCAGCAGTGATAGCCGAATTTCATTAGGGTTTTATACTACAGCGCAGTGCTTACAAACTAAGGCAAAACTAATAACAAAACAAGGTCCAAAATCTAAACAAAGCGTCCAAAGCCCAATTAGGTTAGATTCGAGCCATGTTCTCAAGAGACACAGAGCAGAAGCGAGAAATATACTGAGAGTGAGAGTAAGAGTGAGAGCCGTGAAGCATAGACGTTTAGGTAAGGGAAAACGCTTTACCTCATTCTAGGTGCGAGACACACGATTATGCATAGTATTTATAGGCAGACATAGCCATATTCAGTATTCAGTATTCAAATCAAAGAACATGAAAGTATGCAAAGTtggtaaaacaaattaagagAGTTGTAATATCATCAGGATGAGTTCGATTCGGTTTTTGATTCGGTATCGAGATGTGATTCTTTGGCGGGATAACTTGGAGTTTTGTTGGGGTCTGAAGACAGGCCCTCTGCATACCTGCTCGTTCTTGGGCGCCTTAAGGTTCGAGTAGTTCATCACGGCGTTTTCGGGCAGCTTCTGGATCTTGTTCCAGTCCAATGCGGGACCCTCTGCAATCGAGAAATACTTATTAGGTTGTGTCTGCCATGAATGTTATGCTCTAATAGGACTTACCCTCCTGGATAAAGCGTCCGAACAGATCGGCAAAGCGTCCCATCTCAGCCTTGAGAGCAGGCTGGCGGGCCAGCTCCGTGGTCTCCAGCAGACGGTCCACATCGTGCTCCAGCAGGCGCAGGGCATCTCGCTTGGTCACCTCGTGAAACTCCTTGGAGTCCGATGGTGCTCGCTGGTGGCCGCGCACCTGTAAAAATCATCACATCACACATAAATGCCATGAGTTACACTTGGAGAAACTTTAGAGCCGCATCGGCCATTAGCGTGGCCAGCAAAGCGCATCTGCCAGATGCACTCAAGTGACAAAATTAGTGGAGGAAACGCTGACAAAATTGTTGCTATTGCTTGAGCTGTCGTAAGTCCAATTACAAGCTTGGGCTGTCACCCAGACGAGGGCGTTTCCAAAACACCAACAAGACACTGGCGACGTCGGCGACAGTTTTTCCCCAAGCCTTGCGATGACAAGTCGCTGGCTGCTACTGAGTTTGCTACTCTATTTGGGTGGCCAAGAGGCCTCCACGGGTGTGGTTGAAAACTTCAGTGATGGCCTGAAAATGGCCGGACAAATGTTTGGCATCAATACGGCCGCAGGATGTGGCCAATCTGGTGGCCAAAGCCTTTGCCGGCAATTCGATGACTAAAGTACCCAATCTCGTGGGCTATGTACAGAAAACTTTTCAGGGTGCGCAGGAAAACAACGATGATGAGGACCAAGCGGAGGAATTGGAAACGGAAAGTGCCCAGGAAGAGCCACCGGTGGAGAACAGCACCCGCAGACCTCCTCCACTCTCCTTCGACTCCGGGCAAATATTCACGAATATGCTGAGGATGGTGGGATTTGACACCCGCAAAATTGGAGCTCTAGCTTTGAATGCCTTGATCATGATTGCCCAGGCGGTAAGCTTTGTCTTTCCAAATTCAATTGCTTAACTTTAACGATGATACTCTCTTTAGATTGGCGGCTCCCTAATGCAGGTCACCCGAGGAGGCGGTGGATCCTTGGTAGATGCCTCGGCATCGCTGTTCGAGCCCAGCGACCATCGACCGCGTTCTCTGTCCATGGGTTCGCCAATCGATTGGTTTATGCAACGCAATGACCGACATAGCAAAGGACTAATCAAGGATATCATGGATCGGGATCTGCCTGAATACATTGTGGACATGATCGAGGCAAAGGAGAAGCCGGAGGAGGGACAGAATGCTGGCTGTTTGAAGCTTCTCATGTGCAAGGGCAAACCCATAATTTGGGGAATGCAGGAATCGCTGAAGAAACGTCTGGCTGGTGAACCCGAACCACAAGAGGAATTCGATAGCTACttaaacaaaagaattttCTTTAAGTATCTGCCCAGCCTTGAGGATTTCAGGGTGCATAGTGCTAACTGTGAAACTAAATACCATGAGGAATGCCCTAAGAACGCAACGACcggaagttttttttaaaataaataaataatttgttttaatttatcttgGGGGAGGataacaaaaaatagaatAGTTTTTCGTTACCTCTACTATTTGGtattctattttaaatttttctttaattgatTTGATACCAAAGAAGTTATCCACAAAAGTATTGCTTTTAATAGtttctttgaaaataaatattgtgaaaaatttttactttttattcaacaaatatttataaaatacagaaatcctatgtatatttaagaatgtttaaaattaGTCAGAACGATTTTCCACTAATCACAATCAGTGAACCGAACAATCCCCGACTGTTTAACCGTTTAATGATGAATTTGACATTACAATGTAGTCAAGGATGATTATGGAGATAAGTTTCAATCCGATAATCAAATTCCAGCCTAATGTACCATGAAACGACCTCTAAAGATGCAACTGCCCTGGCAAGTTGTgtaataatttgcaaaatgGCAATGTTGACAACTACCGGCTCCTTTATTATCACCCTTGGCTGATAACTAATCTTGAGGCATTATAAAACCTCACCGCGGCTTTACTATTTCAAGTTCTAATCACTTAATCTGGGCGTTCCTACAGTCATGTACCAATAATTTCTATGTCACATTAATATCTCGAAAGCGTGCCCTGATAATCCAATTTAGATTTTACCATCAAGAAAGTACTGAGGGCGATGAAATATGGGTCAATCAACTTTGGTAacttgctaaaaaaaatactgttcTTGGACGTTTCGTAGTAAGGTACCTGCTTATCGATGATTGGCTTGGTAATAATGACTTGGTCAATATTCAATGATAAAAAAGGCTATTATTGTTGcgtaaatatttacaatttatgtATGGTTTTGACATTGAAATTCAGACAAGGTTGTGGCATAAGCATTTGCGGATGGCAAAGCCAACATTTTAGTGGTAAACAAAGCTAAAACCCAAACCAAAACATTGGGAAGCAAAGAGACTCCACAAGACAGGTGACGAAAAGCGCCACCTACCGTTCGGATTGGCTTCAAGCCTTGTCAATCAAGGCAGACAAATGCATTTGGCTTATGCAAAATAATTGCcgtaatcgcttttatttttgctatttACTTTTCGAAATCATTACGCAAAAGGCGGTATAATGAGCAGAGGGTAGAGTGAAAAACACGTGCCACGCCCACGGCGCCTACGACTATGCCAGACGATTGCATGTGGGTTATTTATAAAGCAACCGCACTTGCCGCCGATGAGCCATTCGAGCCCCATTCGAGATAAGCCAAAGTCAGAGGGCAGGTGTTTGAACTTCGGCAAGGTCAACATGCTCAAGATAATTTGCTAACTTTTCATTGATGCTTCTTTTGGCGCCGTTTTGTATTTTGGTAAAAGGCTTATGCAATTCATTATGAATTCATAACTGAGATATCtcaaagattttatttttataccatgTACTCGTAGTATGTACGGGTATATTGTGTTCCCACTGAAGTATGAAATAggaagcaaaaataaatggtaaGAGATAAAAGAATACTATTTTTCAAATCGCTATAGCTTGCCacataatacattttatacaGATCGGATGACATTTAGTTATTTCCAAAAAGTTGAAATTTCTATACTTATTCCAAAACCATCGCAATTGTTCTTATATTTTGGAGTCTGTCTGAATCCggtaattaaagaaaattaaataatttttgcctgtgttttatttggtttctcAGATAAGATACGAATTCAGTTCCAGGTAAGGAAGTGCAGAACGATTGGCAGAACATCTCAAATTAATGAAATCTGAttgttacaaataaaaaaaattttcttggtGAAATCAGTTGTTCTTTcgaaacaaatgaaattttgtgATTACCGGACATTAGAAACACGTCTCAAAAGAGATAGAGCAAacacaaatatgtttttgtttaattgtagGTCGCAAAAACTGATAACATTTCGAATTTACGCGTTAAATATATTACATGATACGAAGTTATATACAGACAGAGGTGTGTTTGgcatacatattttttggaaatccAAAAATTTGCAATTACACTTCCTGGTTCAGTGGAATTGGTAGGAAGCAATTAGCTGGTTCTTAAAGaattttccgatttaaaaCACATTGATTTTGCTGCAGTTTTTAGAGGCATAAAGTTAACCCATTGAACTTGGCCCAAATATCGTATTACGAAGGTAGTCTCGGTAGAATTTAGAGAACTTACGCCGGCGCGCTCCAGCAGCACATCGATGGGTCTTATACCGGAGGGCATTGTGAACTATGGAGCActactataaaaatatatctcaCAGCAAAAATCGGAATCTTAACTTTTTAAGTGTTTCGCGAAGCACTCGCGGCAAGAACGAGAGAAAAGAACGCTAAGAGCGGAGAGACgcgaaacaaaaaacgaagCTCGCTGGTCGAGTGtgcaattgaaaataaagcTGGGATCCAAACgaattttgaatttcaatacaacatttttccaACACGCGGCGACGCCGACGTTGGCGTCGGCAGCGACAGAACAGCAATGAAAACGCGGCGACAAGTGAAGTGaagccagcagcaacaagtgatagcgaaatacaaaaaaaaactaaagaggGAGCTTCTTAGCTTTGGCTAGCCGAAGATTAAATACCTTTGCttagtaaatatttacatgaatatttaataaatgtcgAAGTTATGCTAAATCAATCTAGGTTTGAtaattataaaagtaaaaaagcaATTCTTGAATCGCTTAAAACTACTATAACCTGCCAGTCACatacaattattttcaaaaaatgttgaggaatttcaattttaattctattattCCTAGATCAtttgttcaaataaatttaggAAAAAAATAAGGCTAGGTTTGTGTTCAGCGGAATTTAAAAGCAACAAAGTTactgttaatttttttaatgtccaaaataataacatcCTTTGATAgggtatttaaaatacaacGGCTGATGCGGCAGAGTGTTTGTGTAAGTGTTGagcacaacaaaaattaaacaaaagaaacaagTGGGAACAACAAGCGGCAGAGAGTCGCGGGTGCTTAtcactaaaataaaaacaaaccgtTCACTGATTCCACAACTACATTTCTATGGGCATGTTCCAGTGATAAGAGCCCAGCAGATATATTCCATGATTATTCCAACTGACAACAAATACTAAGCTAATTTTTGGCTTCCCAAAAagaaacacacgcacacttaCAAACACATCGCGATGAAGGCGACACACGCCCGTACTTAGAGGTCAAATGAAGGTTAGCGCTGAGCAAGTGCAATACataaagcaaagaaaaaagcaaaaaaccaGTCAAGAGGGCAACTATAACTAAGGAAATTGGCCAATAAACAGAGCCCGACTGGAACCGGCAAAATGCGTTGCATACAATACACTGGAATGTGCAAGCTGCACTCACACTAACGCAGCAAGAGAGACTTGGAATGAGAGACcggaagttttctttttacacCAATTTATAACTGTAAACTAAAAAGCTCACCTTGGCTTCgtgtggaacatccaacatttttaaagttttttaatcaatttgtaatttgtcaCTTAGTAGAAGTAGCTTAACAATTAAGCTTCACTAATTTttccgcacacacacacagagagagAAACCACACTAAGCCCGCAGTTGTATTTGATTAAATAGGATTTCCCAAGTTGATTTGGCACTGCCCCGAGCCCACGATACCAACAACAAGAACGCTACGATAATAATTTATTGGACCAATTTTGAAAGATCTCAGCGTTCTcggctgcttcttcttcttcgccACTCAAAACAGCTGTTGTGTTGCGCCCAACAGCTCAGGAATTCAACATAACAGCACGCTGTTAACCAATCAGCTGTGACAGCAAAACAAAGGGTGAAACAGAGACCGACAAGCTAcgaaaaattctaaaagaaGCCCTACTTActctaaaaaaaagtgaacAATATGGGTATCTGTCTATCCTGCTGCGGCCAAAGTGCCGAGGAAACCAACCTAATGCCATCGCCTGTAAGTTTGGATACCTCAAAAAAAACCCTCTGAAATAAGGAGCAAATCTTTGGAACACCCCTTTGATTTTTTCAGGATGAGCGCCGCCAGCAACAGTTGGATGCGGCGGAAAAGCGTCGCCAGGAGAATGAAAATCGGGGCATTAAAAATCCGGAGAGCGTAAGACGCCAGCAACAAAAAGCGGAGGAACTGCAGCGGCGGGAAGAGGAGGCCGCCCGCCAGGGTCAAGGACAATCCAATCTAAGGGTGATTCACCAAAAGACCTTAATATCAACAGTTCCCAATACTAACTAATCGTCTATTTTCAGTGGCAAACGAGCTAAAAGGAGGAGGATCCACATCCTGGTATTGCTTATAAAGCATATCCACCTATTTCCCTCTATGTTAACTGCCCTTTGTCCAGCCCTCTTTATACTACTCCGTATTTGTACTGTCTATATACCCCCCGTATTCCGATCTTTATATACACCTTCGTCCGAGAACTTTTAGCTGGCGACCAAAAATGtacaaccaaaaataaaattaaaaccaaattgttATCAGTGATTagaaaatttgaaagaaaaCTTGAATACTTTTTACACGGATTAGTTTGACTATGTCCggaaagaaatataaatattcctTAATGGTTCAAGTCTATTTTGTCATTcctgttttaaaaactttactaTTGTGTTGTACATAGCACTTAAATCTTGGAATAAACTCGTTTTACATATCAAAATCAagagtaaaattttaaattcttaagaaacaaaatcagaatttgaaaatttgtgtCACAGAAATGTTTTTCGTAGTATCAAGGTGTATCCTGTctatattttcttgtttttgactatatttgcttttaaagGAATTTTTACTATAACATTGTCAATTTGTCGAAATGGCATTATTTTGGAAGTGCAATGTTTGTAATATTCAAAAGTAAGTCAAATCAGGCAATTCGAATTATGTTAGtaacttttggttttttaaattaatttatttttaccccCATCTAAACTGAtagtattatatatataataattaatgttattttttgagTGATTTTAACCAGTGACCAATCCAGATACATTTTCTGGCTAGGGCGATAGTTTTGTACGAtgtttttttcccatttggTGGTTTCCATCTGGCTACCTGGTAACACTGCATCATGGGGGTGGCGATAAAAGGGGGTGTTGTAATGGATTTGATTGCATTCCAAGGCCGGCCAATGGCGACTTGTTAACCAATCTCtcttataatttgtttacgcGAAGTCATCCACTCCCTGTTTACACCCGTAATCCCCGCCCGAGAGTTTGGACCACTCATCGGATACCAGTTATCAGTTATCAGCTAGAGCTAGAGAAGCTATGAATTCCCGCTCCCTCGCTGATAACATGGTTACGCTTATCTCTGTGTGCGTGCGCGACTTGTAGGACCAGAGGTAGCTCCGTTCGCTCATTGATCGCCGGTCACTCGACGCGGAAAGTTCCACGGAAAAGCACTGAGAAAATGGCAGAGGCAGCTACTCCGGGACATCAAGCGGGTTCTATCCATCCAGAGCCATGTGGTCCACGGCTATGTGGGCAACAAAGTGGCCACCTATCCGCTGCAGGTCTGCCATCCAAATGAATTAACTACCGGAAAATTCCACTCACTTCTGCTAACTACTTTCTATCACTAGTTGCTGGGCTTCGATGTGGACCCGCTGAACTCGGTGCAGTTTTCCAATCATACCGGCTATAAGACCTTCAAGGGTCCCGTCTCCAACGAGAAAGAATTGGGTAAGGTCAAATATAGTCAGTgtatttatacatacatacaacggttcaaatatatttaagggATTTCTGAGAACTACCttaaaaaactcaaaatttgtttaccataacttcaaataaaaatatgtccTATCAAAATTACTTTTATCTTGATTATCCATGTATGagtcaaataaaatactatCATGAAGTCTCTAAAGAGGCTTCCAACTTCAATTCTCCTTAAGTTCTTAAAGTTTGTTAGCTGATGGTGACTTGAGATTTATAAGtgttatatacatatttaaaaaaagaaaatgtgtaTTAAAACAATACATAGTGATACTTTTATCTGAATCAGACCCTTTTTAGCTTTACTGTATTATTAAAACCATAACTGTTACATCAATCTACGATCATTACTAACCTTAATCTCTTACAGCTACCATTTTCGAGGGTCTGGAGGAGAACGAGCTGCTGCCGTTGTACTCGCACCTGTTGACCGGTT contains the following coding sequences:
- the LOC128258209 gene encoding LOW QUALITY PROTEIN: uncharacterized protein LOC128258209 (The sequence of the model RefSeq protein was modified relative to this genomic sequence to represent the inferred CDS: deleted 1 base in 1 codon), with product MTSRWLLLSLLLYLGGQEASTGVVENFSDGLKMAGQMFGINTAADVANLVAKAFAGNSMTKVPNLVGYVQKTFQGAQENNDDEDQAEELETESAQEEPPVENSTRRPPPLSFDSGQIFTNMLRMVGFDTRKIGALALNALIMIAQAIGGSLMQVTRGGGGSLVDASASLFEPSDHRPRSLSMGSPIDWFMQRNDRHSKGLIKDIMDRDLPEYIVDMIEAKEKPEEGQNAGCLKLLMCKGKPIIWGMQESLKKRLAGEPEPQEEFDSYLNKRIFFKYLPSLEDFRVHSANCETKYHEECPKNATTGSFF
- the LOC128258210 gene encoding small VCP/p97-interacting protein encodes the protein MGICLSCCGQSAEETNLMPSPDERRQQQLDAAEKRRQENENRGIKNPESVRRQQQKAEELQRREEEAARQGQGQSNLRWQTS